One genomic segment of Fictibacillus halophilus includes these proteins:
- the tsaE gene encoding tRNA (adenosine(37)-N6)-threonylcarbamoyltransferase complex ATPase subunit type 1 TsaE → MSTYQYETKSAEETMSFAEKLGSLLQKGDVLTLAGDLGAGKTTFTKGLAKGLGITRTVNSPTFTIIKEYSGRLPLYHMDVYRLEDSDEDLGFEEYFSGDGVCVVEWAVYIEDYLPEERLELIISHKGDDEREIQLKPIGTRYEERVKEIM, encoded by the coding sequence ATGAGTACTTATCAATACGAAACAAAGTCAGCGGAAGAAACGATGTCTTTTGCCGAAAAGCTGGGCTCTCTTCTTCAAAAAGGAGATGTACTCACACTGGCTGGAGATCTTGGAGCGGGAAAGACGACTTTTACAAAAGGGCTCGCAAAAGGGCTCGGAATAACCCGTACAGTGAACTCTCCTACTTTTACCATCATTAAAGAATACAGTGGACGACTGCCGCTTTATCATATGGACGTGTACCGATTAGAAGACTCGGACGAAGATTTAGGATTCGAAGAGTACTTTTCAGGAGATGGCGTCTGTGTGGTCGAGTGGGCCGTATATATAGAAGACTATTTACCAGAGGAAAGACTTGAACTCATTATCTCACATAAAGGCGACGACGAGCGAGAGATTCAATTAAAACCTATCGGAACTAGATACGAAGAACGCGTTAAGGAGATTATGTAA